One segment of Carcharodon carcharias isolate sCarCar2 chromosome 16, sCarCar2.pri, whole genome shotgun sequence DNA contains the following:
- the LOC121289366 gene encoding tetraspanin-1, protein MGCFTFVKVMMILFNLFIFLAGGALLGVGIWVSVDGSSFVRVIGSVSSQAMQFVNIGYFCIAIGAVLVLLGFLGCCGAQKESKCLLILFFTIVLIIFIAEIAAAVVALVYSSFAESVLRAWVVPVLKNDYGRQKDVTGIWNTTMSELKCCGFTNYTDFSDSYYFNKHNQTFPQFCCNSTSVCNENATIKSRVQGCFRQLFDILKENANIVGGIAAGICALEVAAMVVSMYLYCKIDGKNEV, encoded by the exons ATGGGGTGCTTTACATTTGTGAAAGTTATGATGATCCTATTCAATCTCTTCATCTTT CTTGCTGGAGGAGCTCTTCTGGGTGTTGGAATATGGGTTAGTGTGGATGGAAGTTCTTTTGTACGAGTCATTGGTTCTGTATCATCTCAAGCAATGCAATTTGTCAATATTGGTTACTTCTGCATAGCAATTggtgctgtgttagtcctccttGGATTTTTGGGATGCTGTGGAGCACAGAAGGAAAGCAAGTGTCTGCTAATACTG TTCTTTACCATTGTTCTGATCATCTTTATTGCTGAGATTGCTGCCGCAGTTGTTGCTTTGGTGTATTCTTCCTTT GCAGAAAGTGTTCTTCGTGCATGGGTTGTTCCAGTACTGAAGAATGACTATGGAAGACAAAAGGATGTGACTGGCATCTGGAATACTACAATGAGTGAA CTGAAGTGTTGTGGCTTTACCAACTACACGGATTTTAGTGATTCTTATTACTTCAATAAACACAACCAAACCTTTCCACAATTTTGTTGCAATTCAACAAGTGTCTGTAATGAGAATGCAACAATTAAAAGCCGTGTGCAG GGATGTTTTCGTCAACTTTTTGACATTCTGAAAGAGAATGCTAACATTGTGGGTGGGATTGCAGCAGGAATCTGTGCACTGGAG GTTGCTGCAATGGTGGTCTCCATGTATTTGTACTGCAAGATTGATGGCAAGAATGAAGTGTGA